The sequence GCAGCCGCAGAGTAAAATGTAATTCCGGGAATATTCTGAGATGGTAAGGTGTTTAGCTTAACTAACTCTGCATACTCAGAACGCATCGCCTCACAATGAATCACATGGTCGAAGGGAGCAGGGAAAGCATTACAGCCAAGGGTTTGAATCACTCGCTGACAAGCTGCGGGTTCACCAGCAATTAACACCTCTTCCGGTGTATTAATTTGTGTTAAATAAACGCGAGTCTCGTTTTTCAGACATTCCCTCACCTGGGATGGACTAGCCATGAGGACGTAGTTACACCAGAAATTATTGTCTGTAGAGGTTGCTGGTAGTTTCCAATATTCACGAACTGCGTTTTTGGGCCCAGATAATCTGTCACCAAATAAGGCTGAGGAGTTGAAGGAGTTACTTCCTTCATAAAAATTGCTCCACACACCTTGAGCAACCATCATACTAGTTTCACCCAGGCTATAGCCAAACACATATTTCGGTTTGACTTGGAAGTTATCACGAATAACTGTAGTAATTAGCCGAGTGCAAAACATTTCGGCTTCAAACATTGCTAGGGAATCATCTAGCAATTTCTTTTCTAATGTTTCTAGTTGTCGAGTTGTTAATTTACTTAAACTTCTGGGAAATACGAGTTTCTCAACATCCGAAACCCGCTTATACAAACTCTTGACAAAGGGGTCATCTTGGATGTTGGGAAAGAGGCGAAATAGAGTCCGACCAATACCAACATAAGAGTTAACTGCAGCCGGATAAACATAAGCAACTGAACCTTGTTTACCCAATGGGTTAGCTGTGAAATAACTACCTATTGGTGTTTGCCAATCTGTACCACGTTCAAAGGCAATATTTATTCCTTTACGGGCTGAGGCGATTTCTTTGAGTAGTTCTTTTTGGTTGCGTCCGGTAATTGCGAGGGCGTATTTAGCTGTAGAAAACTGTTTAAATTTGACAAAATTTAAACTTGCAGTGTCAGATAAAGATGCAGAATTTTCGATGCTTGATTGTAGATTATCTAGCAGCTTTTCTAACTCTGATTGGTCGTTTGCAGCTAAGGGAAATAGATAAAAAGGACGTTGTTGTAAATACTTGTGGCTGTGGTTAATTTGTTCAGGTTCATCTGACAAAATTACATGGGCATAAGTGCCATCACAACCGATACCATTCACCGCTGCAATTCTCTTGGTGCTGTCTTTACCGACAAACCAAGGTCGAGATTCAGTGGCGACAAAGAAGGGGCTACCTGACCACATTTCGGGTGTTTTCACACCAGTCCAGTTGGGGGTAGCGGGGATGTAGTTGTGATAGAGACACAGCGCGGTTTTAATTAAGCTAGCGATTCCTGAAGCAACAAAGGTGTTACCGATATTGGCTTTAACGCTACCGATAGCACAATGTAAGCCGTCGCCTACTGGAGGATAAGCTTGGAGTAGACCAGCGATTTCCGCTGCGTCTTGTTGGGGAATACCGCTACCGACGACTTCCACATAGTTAACCTCTGTGGGTTGAATACCAGCTATTTGGAAAGCTTGATTGCAGACTTGGTTAAAAATGGCAACATCTGCGGAGGTAGCATGAGCCTGTCCTATACTAATAGCATCAATGACTGCATAAATGCGATCGCTATTTTCTTTAGCAGTGTCATAACGCTTCAAAACCACCGCCCCCGCGCCTTCGCCAATTGTCCAACCGTCGGCTTTTTCGTCAAAACTTAAGGTGTTGACGCCTGTGTTAATTTTCGCTTCTTGGTTTCGCAGTAAGACGTTTTCTACACCACCAGCTAAATCAACCGCACCCACAACCACGGTGTCAACTTCACCTGTGGTTAGTAGCATTTGTGCTACTTCTAAAGCTTTAAAAACAGAGGTTTCAACTGCTGTTAAACTGAATGCTGGCCCGGTGAAATTCCACAGCGAAGAAACTCGACTCGCCATGATATTGTTGATGTAACTTAAATATTCACCAATATCTACTTGATGATGAATACTGTCTTTAACGATGGTTTCTAGTTGGGTGATTTTTTCTTCTGGTAAAGCGATTTCGGCAGCATTTAAACCCTCTTGAATTTGCCAAGATAAATTCCATCTTTGTTGTAAGTGGTGAACAGATGATTCTGTTTCAGCCGCAATGATGACTGCGACATTTCCCCCTTCGGAAATTTTGGCGTCTTTGAGGGCGCGGTCGGCGACTTTTAATAGTAATAGTTGTTGGGGATTGAGTTTTTCTATTTCGTTGGGTGGGATTTTGTAGGCTAAGGTGTTGATTTCAAAGTCGGTGATGTATGCTCCTAATGGTGCTTTGCCATCAGATAAACCGTATTCTTTGAGGATGTTTTCTTGGGTTTCTATACCGTGCCATCTTTTATATGGGAGGGGAATAAAATGTTGTTTCCCGTCGTAAATACTGCGCTCAAATGCATCGAGGTTTTGGCATTCTCCGAAGAAGGTATCCATGCCGATAATGGCAATTTTTTCAAGCATGTGTTGATGAGGGTGGTTAATGGGAATTTAGCTCACGCAAAGACGCAAAGGAAGAAAGGAGGTTATTTTTCTTGTTCAAGAATGAGGTGGGAGTTAGTACCGCCGAAGCCGAAGGCGCTGAGGGCGGCGCGTTTGATGGGGGTGTTATTTGGCCAGGTTGTGGCTGTTTTGACTATGGTTTTGTGGGAGATGACATTGTTATCAGCACCGATGGGTTGGGTGATGTTAATTGTGGGGGGAATAATGCTGTTATTCATGCTACAAATTGTTTTGGTTAAGCTAACCATGCCCGCTGCGACTAATAAGTGACCGACGTTGGCTTTGGTTGAACCAATAAGGGGTTTGGCTTGGTGTTGTCCAAAGAAGGTTTCTATGGAGTTAAATTCTGTGGTGTCTCCTAATAGAGTGCCTGTAGCGTGACACTCCATGTAATCTATTTGGTTAGGATTGATTTTTGCTTCGGTATATGCTCTCTCGAATGCGAGGGTTTGTCCTTGGGAATTAGGACTGAGTAAATGTTTACCTCTACCGTCGTTGGAGAGTCCATTACCGATAATGGTGGCTAAAATGCGATCGCCATCTCTGATAGCATCACTATAGCGTTTGAGCATGACCATGCCGATACCTTCGGCGGTGATGAGTCCTCTGGAGGATTTATCTAGGGGTGAACTGATACCGTTGTCTGGATAACCTTGAATTCCGGAGAATAGCATCCGCAAAAACAGGGGGTCTGTGCAACTGATAGCACCAGCTAACATGAGGTCGGCTTTGTGCGATCGCAAATAATGAGACGCGAGCTTAATGGCATAAAATGAGGATGAGCAAGCAGCGTCTATGCAAAAATGATTGCTGGATAAAGAGAAAGCTTGAGAAATTAACGCCGCTGGTAAGCCGGATATCATGGCGTTTTGTGCAGAAGCTTTCGCGGTTGTTGGTAATTTCGCTAGTTGGAAGTCTTCATCTTTTAGCAGTTCTCTGACTGCTGGGTTAATTGTTTGCTGATAAATTGGGGAGAATAATTGCGTAGAAGATTTGGTAGGAAAGGATAAGTTTCCTAAGATGACGCCGCATTTGGAAAGACTGTTTTGGTTTCCCCAATAGCCACTATTTTCTATTGCTTGTTTGGCGGCGTATAGTGACCATTTAAAAGTGTCGTCTAAGCTGTCGAGAAGTGCTGGTGGTAGGTTATATTCGCTGGAATTGAATTGAAAGTCGCGGATATATCCACCTTTGAGGAAGTAAATTTTTTCCGGTTGACCTTTATTTGGGTCGTAATATATTGTGGGATCTACTCCTAGGTCTTTGGTGGTAACGTCGGATGTAGAATCTTTTTGGGCGGTGATGTTTTGCCAAAATTGTTCAGGATTATTAGCGTCAGGGAAGAGACACGATAATCCGATGATGGCGATTTTTTCCACTGTTGATATCCTAAAGTTGGGGTTTTTATTAGGATTTACGCTTTTCCCCAGTAGGATTTGTTTTGTTTCGCGCAAAGGCGCAAAGGCGCAGAGAAAGAAAAAATAAAGGTGGTATTGGCATTTTATATTATGATTCAGCCAACTTCTTTAAATACCTAAAATTAGAGCATTTGCGTTCTTCCTTTGCGTCTTTGTCTTGAAAAGTTTTGTGGAAGGAGACCTTCCCCACAAACTTTTCGCTGCGCCTTTGCGCGATCAAAATTTATCTTAATCAGCAACGCCCGATTATTTTGCTTGCAATAAGTCCATTGGGACGACAACTGCTCTAGATCCTAATATACGGGAATAGAGTTGTCCTTTGGCGTCGTGGAGGTAGAAGTCGGCGGTGGCGCTGGTGGGTTTTTTCTCTTTGATTTCGCAGGAGACGTAGAAGGTTTGGTTGCGGGGAATGGCTCTATATTGTTCACATGTGGTCATTTGTCCTGGTAGGCACACTTCTTGATGAAAATGGCTTAACCATATCCATAGGGGATGGGTGCTCAGGTCGGTGGCGTATGGGTTATGCCAATGGATGGGGAATTGTCCTTGTTGTTGGCGGGTGATGTCTTTCCAGAAGCATTCTACTGTAATTTTTTCTGGGCTAATGTTTAAAATCTTTTCAATTGCTTGGAAGCATGAACCATGAAATAGTGTGGATGGGCCGTTTTGGTATAAGTCTTTGCCGGTTGTGGTAATGATGTTGTCTGCTGTGAGATTTACTCTTTCGTAAGTTAAAACTGGGGGGAGTTCTCTAACTAGTTTGACGGTGGTGCTGAAGTGATAATGGGTTTTTCCTTCGGGGGTTTTGCTAAGAATTTTAGCTTGAATTTCGATTGATTCGTTTTCGGTTTTGGCGATTTCTTTGAGTTCGAGGATGTGTTCTTTGGCGACGGTTTCGTTGAAGATAATTCCTTTTAAAAATTTAAAGTCTTGACAATTGAAATATCTATAGCCTGGATAACATTCTTCACAACCGTTAATCATCCATGACATGGCGTTTGTGGCTGGTAATACTGGGTAGCCAGCTATCATATGATCTAGTAGAAAGGGATTATTTTCTACTGTCATGCGTCGGCGGATACGATGGGTTTTGAGTTGTGTATCTAGGGGCGCGGGTGGTGGTGACATGGGGCTACCAATTACGAGTTGTGTGGTAGCGTGATGTCGGGGATGCAGTTCTTTGACTAGCATTTGGGTTCCGACTTCGACGGGGATGATGTCGATTCCTCTTTCGGTGAAGGCTTTTTTGATTTCTGGTGTCACCATTCCGCTATCCCAACCGCCCCAGTTGATGGCGACTACGTGACAATGGGGATAATTTTGTTTGATGAGGTGGGCTGATTTGTTAAGGATTTCGTTGGCGATCGCATAATCAGATTGCCCCATGTTGCCGTAAAATCCAGTTACGGAGGAAAACAGTACTAAATGTTGGAGTTGTTCGGGGTTGATGCAAGTTAACAGGTTTTCTAGTCCTTGGACTTTGGCTGTGTAAACTTTTTCAAAGTCTTGTGCTGTTTTCTTTTCAATTAATTTGTCGGCTAGGTTGCCGGCGCCATGTATGATACCTGTGATGGTTCCCATACGGTTGACAACGGCGTTAATTTTCTGTTGCAGGGCGATTTTATCGGTAACATCGACGCTGAGATATTCGCCGGTGCTTCCTGTTTGTTGTATGGCTGCTAAGGTTTTTTTGATTTCTCGGCTGGAGTCGATTTGGTTATAGATTTTTTGCACGCTCATGGGTGTGGGTTTCTCGCCTTGAGAAATCAGGTTTTCCATGATGCGCTTTTTTAAGGCGGCTTCTTCTAGACAATCTTGAGCATATTCTGGTTCGGTGGCCAGGAGTTGGGAGCGACCGAGGAGGATGTATTTACCGGGTTGTTTCTGTGCTAGTTTGATGGTGCATTCGGCGGTTATTCCTTTGGCGCCACCGCTGATGAGGTATGTTGGTGTTGTCATATGGTTTTTGGTTTTATTTTTAACGCAGAGGGGTGTGGAGTTTTAGTTGATTGTTTGGGTTTGAGAAATATTGGTTTTATTTTTAACGCGGAGGGGCGCAAAGTTAGCGCAGAGGTACGCGGAGTTTTATTGGAGTGATTTCGTTAGGAGTTGATGTCAGCAGGTTTTGAGGTGGAAGTTTGAGGTTTTAAGTAAGAATTGTCGGGTTGGAAATGAGAAGCGTCGGGTTTGAAACGAGAATGTTCAGGCTTTAAACGAGAACGTTCAGGTTTGAAACGAGAATTGTGGGGTTGAAAACGAGAAGCGTCGGGTTGAAAACGAGAAGCGTCAGATTTGAAACGAGAACGTTCAGGCTTGAAATGAGAAGCGTCAGGTTTTGGTGTTCAGATACCCGACTTTTTAGAGAAGTCGGGTATCTCGCAGCCCAATGAATTTAATCAAGCACTGAAGTTGTTAGGGTAACTCGCCCTTGGGAACTGTAACCAACTTCGCTAATGTAATGGTTGGAGTCGTGCAATTCAGCGATGATATGTTGGGCTGATTGTTGAGCATTAAGGGTGGGACTTAAATCGATGGCGCGGGTGTAAACTTTTGGCCATTCCCATTTCAGGGTTTTGGTTAATCCGAATAAACCTGCACCGATGACTCCATAATTAACTTGATGCTGGAAACCAAAGGCGCCATCTAATCGGGCGACTGTACAGAAGCAACTGCGTCCGTAATTGGCGGCTTCGTTGAGGGGTTTTTTCAGGTATTTGGCGATGAAGAAGACTTGTTTAACGATCGCTTTTTCTGCTTCTAAATAACCAATGGTATGATTGACTGGGAAGATTGGGTGAATATGGATGAAGGCGCCTATCTTGCCGATGTTGTTGGCGATTGCTTCTAATTTGTGTTGCAGTAGTTCTTCGGTTAAGTCGGCTAAGGTTATCCGTGTGACTCCGGGTGGTAGTTGGGCTTGTGTTGACACTACGGATGATGGGAAGCTGAGAACTACAATTTTCCAACCTTGTTCAATTAAGTTTTGCACTACCACTGAGGTGGTGAGGGAACCATCATCGGTGATTAAGCCGATGTGTCCCTCTGGTAATGTGAAGTCTAAGTCGTCTGGTGGGGGGAGAAATTTCAGTTGAGCGGGACGGCGTTTGACGTTATGCTCTATATTTATCGGCTCGTCGTCAAGCTCAAGTTGATACTTTTTTTTTTCACCTCCAGCCAGTGTCTGGAGATAATCAACTATTTGACCAATTGTTCTTAAGTCTCCCAGTTCTTCGAGATTTGGTTTGGGAAGGTCGGGGTACATTTCTTGCATGGCGCCTAAAATTTCGACTCGTTTGATGGAGTCAATTCCTAGGTCGGCTTCCATGTCCATTTCCATTTCTAGCATCTCGACTGGATAGCCTGTTTTTTCACTGGTAATGTTTAACAGGGTTTGTCCTAAGTCTGCGTAATCGCTAGTTACGGTTGTTTCTGGTTCGGGAATGGCGGGTTCAGGAGGAGTAACAATCGGTGTTACTTCACTGACTGGTGTTGGTTGGGGAATGACGACTGGTTCAACGGGTGCTGCTTGTTGGACTTCTTGAATGGCGATTTCTACGGAGACGCTACGGGAAGCATGGGATTCGAGATACTCGACAACTTGACCGATGGTGCGTTTTTCGGAGAGTTCTTCTAAGTTGGGTTTGGGTAAATCTGGGTAAAGTTCTTGTAGTCCTCCCAAAATTTCGACTCGTTTGATGGAGTCAATTCCTAGGTCGGCTTCCATATCCATGTCCATTTCTAACATTTCTATGGGATAGCCTGTTTTTTCGCTGGTGATTTCTAGGAGGTGTTTACCTAGTTCAGCTAAATTCAAGTTACTCGCTACAGGTGCGGGAATTTCTACAGCTTTGGGAATCTCAATTACAGGTGCGGGAATTTCTACAGCTTTGGGAATCTCAATTACAGGTGCGGGAATTTCTGCAGCTTTGGGAATCTCAATTACAGGTTTGGGTTGAATTTCCCACACAGGTGCTGGTTGATTCTCCACTATATTAGTGGTGGGAAGTGCAACTGCTGCTGTTTCGCCAGAAAGTAACTGAGAATATTCTTGCTGTATCAGTTGGAAAAAGTTTTTGCTGTATTCTACCTGTTCTTGCAGATACTGTTCATGGATGCGGAGGGTTTCACTGTGTTGGGCGTGAAACTGCAACATACTCCGCTGTAAACTTTCCATGACTACTGGTTTGATTTCCGTGTCAGGTTGAGAGTTAGCTAGCAGGGAATTCTGCTGTTGCATCAGTTGAAAGAAGGTTTTGGTATATTCAATCTGATGGTTGAGATAAGACCCGTGGAGTTGTAAATTTTCGCTTTGATTTTGCTGAAATTGTTTGAGCAGGTATTCTAAACTTTCCAGAATTCGTTGATAATTTGCGGGTTGTGCTGGTGTTGGTTGCATTTTCAGGACTGGGGACTCTTGATTAGGGACTCTTGATTGGGGAGATGAGGGAGACTCTTGTACAGACGCGATTAATCGAGTCTCTACGCCTTCCACAACATCTGTTTTCTGATGTCCATTCCTTTCAATTGCTGGATTTACAGGAGTCGTAACCTCTAAACTTGTTAAATCCGCTGCAATTGCGGAAGATTCAGGGGTGGGAGTTGTCACTACTGCTTCAGCCAACTTCACTTGATGACCATTTTGCAAAGCTTGAGCGAAGGCGTTTTTGGTTTTTTCTGATTTATAATTAATGCCGTTCAACCGCACAGTTAAGGCTTTTTTCTTCTCGTCTTCTGGTGCGGGGAGTGTCGCTCTGAGTTGGTAAGGGTCGAGGTTTTTCAGCGTCATCCCTAATACTCGCAACTGAACTGCAGCTTCTCGCAAAGAGCGATCGCTATTCTTTTGTGTGCTGGGGTTTAATGTTACGGTAATATGAGGGCGATCGCCTAAGGTATCTTTGACTAAGTTAGAAAGTATCTTCCGAGGGCCGAATTCCACAAAGCATGTCCCACCCGCTGCATAGATATTTTCAATCTCTTGTTTAAACAAGACTGAATTTGAGAGGTGGTTTTCCAAGACTTTTTGCATGGCTGCAGGTTCTTGGGGATACTGTTTACCAGTGACGTTGCTGAAAACTGGAATTTTGGGAGTTTGGAAGTTAACAGACTTGGTTGCGATCGCAAACGATTTCTGTGCAAAAGCAATTAAGGGAGTGTGGAAGGCTGCAGATACAGGTAGTAACACTGCTGCATATCCTTGGTCATGTAAGCTGTTACGTACTTTCGCAATTTCAGCGGTTGGCCCTGCTAAGACAACTTGTGTGGGAGAATTATAGTTAGCGATCGCCACTTGTGGATAATGCCGCACTACGGCTTCAACTTTGGCAATTTCTTCTTTCACTGCCAACATACTACCCGCATCATGGTCTGGGTCTTCTGGCGCAGCCATTGCTTGACCCCTAGCTTTCACTAAGAAGAAATAATCTTGGTCACTCAACACACCCGCAGCCCACAAAGCGGTCAATTCACCAAAGCTGTGTCCCGCTACAAAGTCTGACCTAAACCCAGCTTGTTGAAAGATGGAATATAACCCCGCACTAAAGGAACCTATTGCAGGTTGAGCATATTCTGTTCTTTGCAAAGCTGCAATTTGAGCATTCTTTTCTGACTCTTCAAATACCGGATGGGGGAAAACAATCTGCGACAACGGTTGCAAATTATCTTTGAGCAACAAGCTATCCATGTAACCATAAATTCGTCGCAAAATGGGGAAGTTCATCACCACTTCCCTTCCCATTTCCAAATATTGCGAACCTTGTCCAGAAAACAAGGCGACAACTTTTCCGCCCAATGCCATCCCAGAGGCGCGATAATAAATACCTTGGGGATGTTCCCAAGCTGGCGCAGTTCCTTTGAGTTTCAACCAGTCCAAGCTAGTTTGCAAGAACTTACAAGCTTCTTGCAGATTCTCCACCACAAACCCTACCCGCGCTGCTGCTAAAGGAATTTCTTGATTTTGACAATCTTGAACTAATTGGGTGTAGTGTCTATCTGCGGCTGTTGATTGCAATTTTGCCAAAGTCTCTTCACACTTAATCACCAACTGCGCCGGAGTGTCAGCAAATAAAATTATCTCCGCAGGCGCATTGTGTAAGCGATAAGCGCAATTTTGTTCCGCTTGATGTTCTTCCAAAACCACATGATAATTAGTTCCACCAAAACCAAAGGAACTCACACCCGCCCGTCTTGGTGCTTCCCCATCGGCGCGAATCCAGGGTCTAGTTTCGGTGTTCAAATAAAACGCGGAATTTTTAATATTTAGTTTGGGGTTCGGCTCGGTAATATTAATTGTTGCTGGCAAAATCTTGTGATGTAACGCCAGCGCTGTTTTAATCAAACTCGCCGCACCCGCAGCTGCTTTTGTATGTCCAATTTGGGATTTCACACTACCAAGCGCAATGTGCTGTTTGTGGGAATCTTCCTCAGCAAAGAAATCTCGCAAAGAACCGAACTCGGTCGGGTCTCCAGCCATTGTCCCTGTACCGTGAGCTTCCATTAACCCCACAGTAGCAGGGGAAAAACCCGCATCATCATAAGCCCGACGCAAAGCTGATACCTGTCCTTCCTTGCGCGGTGCATAAATACTCTTGTAGCGTCCATCGCTAGAAGTACCAATACCTTTGATGACTGCATAGATTTTGTCGTTGTCGCGTTCTGCATCTTCCAAACGCTTCAACACCAGCATTCCAATTCCTTCACCTAACATCATCCCATCAGATTTAGCATCAAATGGTTTCACATGTTCCCCAGGAGAAACCGCCGGAGTTTTGCTGAAGGAAATATAAGCCATGATGGTGTTATCGGTATCCACACCACCAGTCAGCATCATGTCGCTGCGATATTCAACTAGTTCGCTAATTGCCATTTTCAAAGCACCAAAGGAACTAGCACAAGCCGCATCCACAACACAATTCATCCCGCCAAAATTCAAGCGGTTAGCAATTCTTCCCGCTACCACATTCGCTAACATTCCAGGGAAAGCATTTTCATCCCATTTGACATAAGCGCTTTTAATTTTCTCGACAATCTTTTGGGTATCTTCATCAGATAAACCGCTGCTTTTTAAAGCTTTTTCCCAAATGGGATATTCCAATCTGGCAGACAATGGCATTCCTAATTGTTTAGCCATCGCCACACCCAAAATTACCCCCACAGTTTCCCGGCTAAATTCTCTCGCCTCGCCATATCCTGCGTCCTCCATCGCCTCTTTCGCAACTACTAAACTTAATAGTTGGGAGACATCTGTGACTTCTAAAATGCTGGGAGGAATGCCAAATTCCATCGGGTTAAATTCAACCTCCGGAATAAACCCGCCCCGTTTGCAATAAGTTTTATCTTCCGGTGTTCTCGGATTAGGATCATAGTAATCTTCTACGCTCCAATGGGTAGAAGGAACATCAGTAATACAATCTATTTTGCTAACAATATTGTGCCAATATTCTCTTAAAGTTCTCGCTTGCGGAAACAGCGACGCCATCCCCACAATCGCTATAGGATTTTGTTGTAATTGTCTGTTAATTTTTTTCGTGGACATTGATTTATCTGCAGTCACTTTTTTTTCCTCTATAAACTTGATCAAATCTTTTTCACAACTGTTGATGAGGCTCTCTAATTCTGCCAAAGCAGTATCAATTGAATAAGCAGACATAGGGGATAGACTAATCTAAGGTACTGTGAATTACGAAGCTGCAGTAATTTCTGTTATTTACCAAAAATCAGATATTCTGTCTTCGCGCCAGCCTCGGCTAAATACTTTTTTTGGCATCAACGCTCCACGAAATCTTGGGAAGTAATGAGGTATTACCGATAAAAATTCATACTTCATCCTAGAAAGAGCGGTTAGCGAAGAAAGCTTCTACATTCTTCGGGAGCCAGTTTCGGCATCTAGGATAATATATTTTATGAATTGTGCTCAATAAAAGTTGCCAAACTTGTTACAGAAAAAACTCACTTTGATTTGCCATTAATGCCAAATTTTTCAAAGTACTCAAATCATCTGTAAGTGATGACAATGCGGTTTGTATTAGCTGTTTCTTTTGTAAAAATCAATCAAGTAACTAATCTAGCGAACCGCTTGAGAGTATTTGAATTAATACAAACACTAGCACAACCTATAAGAAGTAAATCTGTTATTTAAAGCTATTTTAGATAATTGATAGTTGATTGCTGACAAAAAGCTCAGATAAAGTTACTAATACAAGTATTATTTATTACTGGTTTTTGCGGCACAATATTTCATCAATTTAAGTTGTCATCCAGAACTAGTAAAGAGTACCAAAAATATCTTTTCAATAAAACGAGTCTTGATTAATACAAAGACTCTGTAAAGCGATTACAGTATTTTTTTCAGCATAACATCATAATTAAACAAACGTTTTTGATGATTTTTTAAAATAAATAAACTTAAAAATCCTAAAAGTTATTTATAAAACAAATATGAATTTTGAAAATAGTGCGTGATAAACAACATATTTGGGCATAAGGTATTGATTATTTTCCTCTCATCTTCTCGATGCTGCCACTTGTTCATCTTCTACCGAGTTTGATATATCATTTTTAAGCGTTGTC is a genomic window of Fortiea contorta PCC 7126 containing:
- a CDS encoding type I polyketide synthase codes for the protein MSAYSIDTALAELESLINSCEKDLIKFIEEKKVTADKSMSTKKINRQLQQNPIAIVGMASLFPQARTLREYWHNIVSKIDCITDVPSTHWSVEDYYDPNPRTPEDKTYCKRGGFIPEVEFNPMEFGIPPSILEVTDVSQLLSLVVAKEAMEDAGYGEAREFSRETVGVILGVAMAKQLGMPLSARLEYPIWEKALKSSGLSDEDTQKIVEKIKSAYVKWDENAFPGMLANVVAGRIANRLNFGGMNCVVDAACASSFGALKMAISELVEYRSDMMLTGGVDTDNTIMAYISFSKTPAVSPGEHVKPFDAKSDGMMLGEGIGMLVLKRLEDAERDNDKIYAVIKGIGTSSDGRYKSIYAPRKEGQVSALRRAYDDAGFSPATVGLMEAHGTGTMAGDPTEFGSLRDFFAEEDSHKQHIALGSVKSQIGHTKAAAGAASLIKTALALHHKILPATINITEPNPKLNIKNSAFYLNTETRPWIRADGEAPRRAGVSSFGFGGTNYHVVLEEHQAEQNCAYRLHNAPAEIILFADTPAQLVIKCEETLAKLQSTAADRHYTQLVQDCQNQEIPLAAARVGFVVENLQEACKFLQTSLDWLKLKGTAPAWEHPQGIYYRASGMALGGKVVALFSGQGSQYLEMGREVVMNFPILRRIYGYMDSLLLKDNLQPLSQIVFPHPVFEESEKNAQIAALQRTEYAQPAIGSFSAGLYSIFQQAGFRSDFVAGHSFGELTALWAAGVLSDQDYFFLVKARGQAMAAPEDPDHDAGSMLAVKEEIAKVEAVVRHYPQVAIANYNSPTQVVLAGPTAEIAKVRNSLHDQGYAAVLLPVSAAFHTPLIAFAQKSFAIATKSVNFQTPKIPVFSNVTGKQYPQEPAAMQKVLENHLSNSVLFKQEIENIYAAGGTCFVEFGPRKILSNLVKDTLGDRPHITVTLNPSTQKNSDRSLREAAVQLRVLGMTLKNLDPYQLRATLPAPEDEKKKALTVRLNGINYKSEKTKNAFAQALQNGHQVKLAEAVVTTPTPESSAIAADLTSLEVTTPVNPAIERNGHQKTDVVEGVETRLIASVQESPSSPQSRVPNQESPVLKMQPTPAQPANYQRILESLEYLLKQFQQNQSENLQLHGSYLNHQIEYTKTFFQLMQQQNSLLANSQPDTEIKPVVMESLQRSMLQFHAQHSETLRIHEQYLQEQVEYSKNFFQLIQQEYSQLLSGETAAVALPTTNIVENQPAPVWEIQPKPVIEIPKAAEIPAPVIEIPKAVEIPAPVIEIPKAVEIPAPVASNLNLAELGKHLLEITSEKTGYPIEMLEMDMDMEADLGIDSIKRVEILGGLQELYPDLPKPNLEELSEKRTIGQVVEYLESHASRSVSVEIAIQEVQQAAPVEPVVIPQPTPVSEVTPIVTPPEPAIPEPETTVTSDYADLGQTLLNITSEKTGYPVEMLEMEMDMEADLGIDSIKRVEILGAMQEMYPDLPKPNLEELGDLRTIGQIVDYLQTLAGGEKKKYQLELDDEPINIEHNVKRRPAQLKFLPPPDDLDFTLPEGHIGLITDDGSLTTSVVVQNLIEQGWKIVVLSFPSSVVSTQAQLPPGVTRITLADLTEELLQHKLEAIANNIGKIGAFIHIHPIFPVNHTIGYLEAEKAIVKQVFFIAKYLKKPLNEAANYGRSCFCTVARLDGAFGFQHQVNYGVIGAGLFGLTKTLKWEWPKVYTRAIDLSPTLNAQQSAQHIIAELHDSNHYISEVGYSSQGRVTLTTSVLD